A single genomic interval of Lathyrus oleraceus cultivar Zhongwan6 chromosome 7, CAAS_Psat_ZW6_1.0, whole genome shotgun sequence harbors:
- the LOC127107516 gene encoding NADH-ubiquinone oxidoreductase chain 2, translated as MWAPDIYEGSPTPVTAFLSIAPKISIFANISRVSIYGSYGATLQQIFCFCSIASMILGALAAMAQTKVKRPLAHSSIGHVGYIRTGFSCGTIEGIQSLLIGIFIYALMTIDAFAIVLALRQTRVKYIADLGALAKTNPISAITFSITMFSYVGIPPLAGFCSKFYLFFAALGCGAYFLAPVGVVTSVIGCWAAGRLPRVSQFGGPKAVLRAPDT; from the coding sequence ATGTGGGCACCTGATATCTATGAGGGTTCACCCACCCCGGTTACAGCATTCCTTTCTATTGCGCCTAAAATTTCTATTTTTGCTAATATTTCACGTGTTTCTATTTATGGTTCCTATGGAGCTACATTGCAACAAATCTTCTGTTTCTGCAGCATTGCTTCTATGATTTTAGGAGCACTGGCCGCCATGGCCCAAACGAAAGTAAAAAGACCTCTAGCTCATAGTTCAATTGGACATGTAGGTTATATTCGTACTGGGTTCTCATGTGGAACCATAGAAGGAATTCAATCACTACTAATTGGTATCTTTATTTATGCATTAATGACGATAGATGCATTCGCCATAGTTTTAGCATTACGGCAAACCCGTGTCAAATATATAGCAGATTTGGGCGCTCTAGCCAAAACGAATCCTATTTCGGCTATAACCTTCTCCATTACTATGTTCTCATACGTAGGAATACCCCCGTTAGCCGGCTTTTGTAGCAAATTCTATTTGTTCTTCGCCGCTTTGGGTTGTGGGGCTTACTTCCTAGCCCCAGTGGGAGTAGTGACTAGCGTTATAGGTTGTTGGGCGGCCGGAAGGTTGCCACGAGTCAGTCAGTTTGGGGGACCGAAGGCAGTTCTCCGTGCACCGGACACGTAG